ATGAGCGATCTGCCCGTTCTAATACCTCTATCGAAGTCGAGCACGTCGGCGCCGCGGCCTCGTTTGGCGAAAGCGGAACCGTTGCCGCTGCTGCCGAATTTCGTCGCTGGCCCTGAAAATCGCTTGGCCGCCTTCACTTGCCAGTCGGATCTCTCGATCCTGCAACGCGGGAACCCGATCCTGTTGGTTGGCCCCAGCGGATCTGGGAAATCAGCGATCGCCCGCAAGTTGTTCGAACGTGAAGCGTCGCTTTTGAAGGGCAGGGGGAGCCGCGGGATCATCGAACCGGCGATCGATTTTGCCCGTCGTTATGCCGACGCTGTCGATTCCGATTCGATCGCCGATTTCCGCAACAACTTCCTTCAACATCCGATCCTGTTGATCGAAGATGTCCATCTGATGGCAGGCAAATTCGCCGCTCAGAACGAACTCGCCGCTCGCATCGGCCAGCGAATCGATCTCGATCTGCCGACGATCCTCACTTGCCGCCGTTTGCCGACCGAGATCGAAGGGATCCGTTCGGCGCTCGCGAGTCGCTTGTTGCCGGGGCTGACGATTCCGATCCAGTTGCCCCGTTCAGAAGCCCGACGCCAGATCATCGCCCAATACGCTGGCCTTCGAGAGATCAGCCTGACCGAAGAACAGATCGGCCAGTTGGACAACGATCTTCCCGCCGATGCCGCCGCCTCGCGGTTGTGCTCCGCCGTGCAACAACTGGCATTGGTCGCGATGGATGCCAATTCCGACGTGATCGCCAACGATGACATTCACGACGTCGCCGCCTCGTTTGCCGCTCAACAGGAGCCGCCGATCGCCAAGATCGCTCGCACCGTCGCCCGCCGATTCAAGCTGAAAACGTCCGATCTGAAGAGTTCGTCGCGTCGCCAACAGGTAGTCCGCGCCCGCTCGATGGCGATGTTTTTGGGGCGTCAACTGACTCGCCAAAGCCTGCAAGCGATCGGCCAGTTCTTCGGCGGC
Above is a genomic segment from Rosistilla ulvae containing:
- a CDS encoding helix-turn-helix domain-containing protein — its product is MSDLPVLIPLSKSSTSAPRPRLAKAEPLPLLPNFVAGPENRLAAFTCQSDLSILQRGNPILLVGPSGSGKSAIARKLFEREASLLKGRGSRGIIEPAIDFARRYADAVDSDSIADFRNNFLQHPILLIEDVHLMAGKFAAQNELAARIGQRIDLDLPTILTCRRLPTEIEGIRSALASRLLPGLTIPIQLPRSEARRQIIAQYAGLREISLTEEQIGQLDNDLPADAAASRLCSAVQQLALVAMDANSDVIANDDIHDVAASFAAQQEPPIAKIARTVARRFKLKTSDLKSSSRRQQVVRARSMAMFLGRQLTRQSLQAIGQFFGGRDHSTVIHAIRSAEQLIVSDPALARVADDVSEQLKAG